TAGAACTTGAATATGGAGTTGTGTTGACTGGAGTATCATATTCAGAAAATTGGGAGTCATATCCAGAATAAGAAGGTAATGATGAATCATATCCAGAAACTGGTGACTCAGATCCAGAAAAAGAAGGTGCCCGTAGATGAAAGCGGTTTGAGCTTGAAGGTGTTCCACTGTTGCTGAAAGAAGATGGTCCATGAAGAGGTGGGGGCAGAGGAACCCTCTCCGGAGCATTCCCTGACCGTCGACTGCTTTGCCAATGgaaattagaaaaattttagatGACAAAGACAAAAATCCATTAACAAAAAAGGTACACATTATGACTATGTAATTACCCCATAATGCCAAGCTCAATAGTTGCTTTGTATTGAGCAGGTACTTCCATCAATGCTGCAAGCGcaaactctatctcttttctggaTGCGTTCACATTTTTTGACATTATTTCTGTGAAATTCACAAACTGAgaaaacaaagaaaaacaaattttcaattaagcatATCTGAATATGTGAAGAGAAACTTAAAACACTTAGATAAGTACACGATAGAAATGCTGCTTACCTGAAAATTATCAAAGGCTCGCGCAGGGATATTATCAGATAACTCTCTCATCATGTCCCAAGGCCCATCACCAACCCCAACTAAAATTATTGATAAAGGGTATTCGCTGCAATGAAACAAGCATATGCGAAAGTGGGTTGGAAAATCCAAGcaactgattttttttaaaaaaaagcgcTTTtactcttttttaatttttatcttccCGGATTACCTTGCTTTTACAATTGCATCAACTGTCCCTTTCTCCTGCAGACTGAGTTGGCCATGCTGTGTATCAACGCTCCTTGTTAACTATCACGATTAGTAGTGTCTGTGAGGCATCAACAATAGAATATAATGCATTGACTTGCCAAGGACATAGAAGAACTACGCCCATCATGCAAAAAGGTCCAACTTGATGGTGACTTACCTGCCCATCAGCAATTATAAGCAGAACATGGTACCGTCCACTACTTTGCTCAACAATAGTAATGGCCATTTCGATGATGGGTGCAAAAGATGTCGGTCCTTccatagaaaatataaaaatgtgCATTAGAACTTAGAATTTGGTGGTAGAACATTATTAATGCTCTAACATGGACTAATGGAATAAATAGAAGCCACGCCTGCAAGTCCAAGTTGGGGAACAATTTCTCTGTATCGTGCCAGCACTTCCTCAAATCCATTGCAGAATCTTTCATCTTGATGGAAACTGAAGACTTCTTGATCATTTGTAGATTCTGAAAAATACACGACAAATATGATCTTCATATTCTAAATATTACTTCTACATAGAATAACTCAGAGAATGCTCCAAATGAAACTACCATCTCCAAATccaaaacatggaattaagtTATCTTCATCGAATGCAGATAAAGTTCGGCCAATAATTGATATTGCCTGTTCATATGGATTTTGTTCACTGCCAATGTGATGTAAGCTTCGTCGATTGAATGATCTTGCTCCTGTCCACTCATTGCTTTTtgtgaaatcaatgccaacaatgaGATTAGAAGACCCCAGGCCAGATTGAGCAAGGGCAGCAATAACCTGTAGTTGACGATCTCTATTATTTATCATCACAAGTTCAATGCTGAAATTATCTAACAAAGAACTACTTTGCCATAAAAATTATTCACAATCAAACAATAGGAAATTCTCAATAGCCAGAAATAAGCAAAAAGTTATCAAAGAAGTTGCAGAGAGAAATTAGAGCAGTATAGTAAAGAAAATGAGACATCAAGTTTTAGGATTAATAGTTGGATCATCGTATCATATATTACGTGATGAACCGGCAGGCGATCCTCAAGGTTTGAAGTTAATGAGTAGATTCTTTCCAAGATCCTGATCTCCGAAAGTTGGAAATATCAATAACAGGCATGTCCTGAATAACCCCCATAAAAATCTCGTAACAAGACACCATTGTCAGCTAAGTCACAAGAAGTCATATTTTTGTCACCAGGCCACCATTTGGATAGATGCATGTTTAAAATGATGAGGTATTTGACGTTAAGATGAGGTATTTGAAGTTAACATTATATTGAAATTTTATGTTTTTTCACttgaaaaataataattagaTAATCTACTTGCATTATAGGTATTTTCGAAGTATGGAAgtctttgggagatatgggagtacatgtttaactaaattgtttaataagattctaaactaaaaaaaaatgtctgatgaatagaagatgagtattttagtacctatttttaaaaataaaagacacatatagagttgctcaaactataggagaattaaactcatgagccatatcatgaagttgtgggagatagTCGTGAAACATCGACTatgtcatgacacttctatctcacccaatcaatttggcttcatgcctgatCGTTTAACTATAAAAGCGATATTTCTCATTAAaagcttgatagagaaatatagtttaatgagaaatatagagatgtgaagaaagatctacatatggtttttataTATTGAAGAAGTCTTATGATATTATTCCGAGAGATGttatatggagagtgttagaacaaaaaatgatatctattaggtacatacaagtgttgaaagatatgtatgagggatcaactactattgtgcgcacaatgggaggggatacaagagattttcctatctcagttggattacaccaaggttcagttgTGAGctcttacctttttatattagttctagatgaattgacgaaacatatacaaaaaatgtttgcgaatgatatagttctgatatatGAGACGTGAGAAGGATTCAATAGAAAACTAAAGTTTTGGAGAACTACTGTAGAGTCAAAAGGTTTTAAGTTtagtagaacgaagatagaatacatgcattgcaagttcagtgaaggccgaacttataataggaaaggagttagtttggatggagtggtattgccccaaagtaatcactttaaatatatcggctcaatccttcaagtagatggaggatatgacgaggatgttagtcataggattaaagtcgaatggttgaagtggagacgtgccgcgGTAGTTTTATATGATCGCAAGACTCCCAAtaggttgaaaggaaaattttaccgtacagccatacaactggctatgttatatggtagtgagtattgggcaATAAATGAGCCGTATGTGTTTTAGatgagagttgcggagatgaggatgttaaggtggataagtggccatactagactagataaaattcgtaatgagagtattagaaaaaaTGTAGGAGTTGTGCCAattaaggataagttgagagaagggagattgaggtggtttgatcataTGAAGCGTAGGCATATGGGGctacagttagacaagtagagcatattgagttagaggatagaaagaaaagaagagatagacctaaactgacttagagAAGAATAATAAAACATGATCTAGAAGCATTACGCATTTTCGAAGATTTAACTTAAAATCTtttagagtagagaaagagaatccatataactTACCCtaataaattttttgaataaaagtttagttgagttgagttgagttgagtatagaaGTGCTCATATATCTTGGTATCTACTCTCATAAAATGTTAATTCCATTCTGCTGTACCAGTTCAACTTAAATATCATCAAAACATTTTCCAAAACTGTTTCTTGGCAGCTAAATTTGAGTCACAAGGCATTTGTTTTGTCGCCCACAATCCAACCAGAAAAATTCACCCAATATTTTGGTCGCACTTTTAAGTTTGAGATCAAAGATTTTCAAGTCAACGAAAATACCTATACTCATGCTCAGAAGCTTAACATCATCATCAATATCTATACTTATCACCACCCATCAGGAGATTATAAACTAATCCCAACCAACAACTAATCACAGACACAGGCCTTCATATCAATCCTCACCCATGGTCTTCTGTTTAGTCTAGTCTCTATAGCCCTTCAGTCTTGTTGCATATAGGCTAAGAATAAAAAGTTCATAAAACAACAGAGATAAATCACAGTTCAGAGATATAATGAAGAATTATGCTCCAACCTGATCCAAGGTCGTGCAATCATCAGCAATCCAGGAGTATTTCTTATCCATCCTCCTCTGTGACTGAGGCCTTTCTGCTTCACGACTATAAGAAGAAGTAGAGGGTTGATGTTGCTGAGGCGTGTAATATGGGTTTTGCTGAGATGGATATGGATATGGTGATGGGTATCCATACTGATTCCATGATGATGAACTGGATTCATCGTATGATGAATTTCGCCTCCCACTCGACTGATCTTTTGACCTCTTCcctctcattagctagctaagaAACTCCTCCAAAGTTAAGACTCaagacctctctctctctctctctctctctctctctctctgtgttgcCAACAGCATCTGAAACTTGCAATAACAGTAAGTTTGGAAAGGGCAAAATTGAGATCTTGAAGtttttataatagatttgtttcCTGTGGGGTTATTCAATTATTCAAATTAAAGAAGGTAAATATGATTACAAGTTTCTCAGATGACAATTTACAAGCCGGCTTTCTTAGTGAGGCGTGATGGTTCCGTTGTTACTCACGCACCAATACGCCAAGCATTTTGGAGCCTGGGCCGCAAAGCGAGCACTTGACTGAGGAAAGGCGTcgacaatttacaaatcacaactCGCCTTTCTTAGTGTGGTGCGGTGGTTCCATATTACGCACCAAGATGCCAAAAGCGCGGGCAATTTACAACTCGGCTTTCTTAGCGTGGTGTGGTGGTTCCATAGTTGCTCATGCACCAAGATGACAAGCGTTTTGGAGCCAATAGGCCGCTAAGCGCGCCCTTGATTGAGGAAAAGcgtaaaaaattcataaaaataaattatataaatattataaatttaattaatataatattatccatattttttattgtaatatattgtttttttcattattaaataaattattgttaaaatacattatatgaatttttaatttaataaaaaggtcatataaaacataaataaatcacaattcataaatatacTGAAGAATCATGGTCCAACCTGATCCAAGGTTCTGTAATCATCATGCTGCAATCCTAGAGTACTTCCTGCCCAACCTCTCCAGTGGCTAAGGCCTTCCTGCTTCATAACTATAAGAAGAAGTAGAGGGCTGATGTTGCTGCATGAGGCTTGTAAATTGGTTTTGTCGAGGAGTAGGGTATGGATATGGTGTTGCTTGCTGGTATCCGCACTGATTCCATGAAATATGCCTCCCATTCGACCCTTCTGAGCTCTTCCCTCCCATCAGCTAAAGAACTCTTTCAAATTTCAGGACTCAAAACCTCTTTTTCCTTATCTTAACAACAGCTCCTGAAACTTGCAATAACAAGAAAGTTGGGAAATGGCAAAACAGAGAGAATTTATAAGATCTTGAACCTCATAAGATAACTATAAGCAAGTTTCTGTGTCGACCAAGAAAACTACACTACATATATACGAAACAAAGACGAAGACAAACTTCTTTATCTCTTTTTTCCAAGGTGGGGACTACATGGTTGCGTGGGTTCATGGACACTTTGGAATTATGTGAATCTTgtttctagattttttttttttttaagcttaatgcccAATTTCATTTTTGTACTTTTTTAAATTACACATTTAAGCTTCAAGTTGAAATTTActaattaaattgattaaaatttaaaattaaatgatacatatctttacattttttttaaaaaatatctaagtctcatgtttgaaaattttctaATATAATTTATTACAAGCTAGTTATTAAAAATAAGAATTATGCAAAcagttatattaaaaaaatataaataatatgacTAATTTTATGAGTcttgtaaattttgaattttttttttcattagatAAATTAAAACTATAAAATGGATTGAGTTTATCTAAAACTCGAATTGTTTGGCTCAATTTTTATGTTGGGGCCATCAAATTTTCATGACAATCAATGTTGAGGTTAGGTTAATTAAATTTGATCTattattttttagtttaaatttaatttcaaatttacaaGATCATTTTATATTAAATAGCTATATTTATGATAATTATAAAATTCTAATACTGTTATAAATAGGCTAAATGAttcaaatatttatttacattattaatattaattaatctttttatttttttattaattttaataattattctcaaattaataaaaatattattttaattaatttttatcgttttgaaagttataattacatttattttgattatattattatttatattttatgttaatttaaatatttattttttaaattttatggatttaaatttaaaataaagtgatgaaaaagatataaattaaaaatataaatagaaaaaagaGGAAATGGTCGATGATGAATATGCAACCGAAGTGTGAattgaatttctgtaaaaatagtGAAAGAGGGGAGGGGAGAAAAGACGACCCAGGAGAAAGATAACAAGATGAAAAGCAATCCCCAGCTGCAAATCTCAATTCCACCATCTCCCTGTTCTGGGGTGTTGACTAATGGCTACCAAAACGGTGTGGATTAAGTTTGGGGAGAGTGGAATTTACGGCAACTGGAGAAATTAGGGATGAGAATGGTATATAATTAGGAATTCTGAAAATTTCTCTCTCCTTttactacttttttttttcattgactTAAtagaatattttaaaattttattgatatgcaaattttattctaaatcccaATGATCTGTAGGCTCTTCTCTTACtcctaaattttttataaaaattaattaattaattattaatcgtTTTGATGTTGGTAGTTTGAATGAGTCAATAAGTCCTATTCTAATGAGCTATAGtctatcaaaattttaataaaatatgaatgccCCATTTTTGTTATTGATTAATGAAAACATCtctaataaatatgaaaattttgatcaACTTCTTTGGTATTTGAGATTAAGATAATATCTAATAATCTTCGAGCATTTAAGTTCTTAATTCTCCCCTCACCTGATTTAATACAATAActgaaaatatattatttatttaacaaattcaaattcgaGTTTTCACTCCTCAATGAGTTACTAAAAGACCTTGACCAAAATTCCTCACTTTGATGGTCACTACGATCATTGGAGTGAGCTTGATAGAGAATGGTTTTGAAGAACCAAAGCAGGAAACGAGACTGACAGAGGCACAGCAGGCCCAACTTGACGATGCGAAAACCAAGGATCATCAAGTGAAGCATTATCTATTTCAAGCAATAGATAGGACAGTCTTTGAACAGATTCTGGATCGACGGACAGCAAAAATAGTCTGGGATTCATTGAAGAAGAAGTTTGGTGGAAATTTGAAAGTGAAGAAATCTCTTCTTAACGACATTCTGAAGGGAATTTGAGGTTCTTGAAATGAAACGAGATGAGACTATCACTGAATATTTTGCAAGGGTAATGGTGGTAGCAAACAAAATGAGAAGTAATGGAACAGAAATGACGGATACCaaaattgttgagaaaattttgcgTACCCTCAGTATAAATTCACTTATGTCCGTGTATCCATTGAAGAGTCAAAAGATATTGAAACCATGTCGTTGATGAACTCCAGCACCTTGGTGGTTCACGAACAAAAATTCGACGTGTGCACGGGGAAGACGAAGACCAGTCTTGAAAATTGAAGGCCGCTCAAACTCGACCAGCAGAGGAAGAGGCTCCTATAGAGGACGGGACGAGGTAGAGGCGGCGTGTTTAACAAAGCTACCGTTGAATGTTACAAATGCCATGATTTAGGCATTTCCAATATGAGTGCCCGAATTCAAGCAAGGAAGCCAATTATGCCgaattggaggaagaagatgagttGCTTCTAATGGCGTATGTCGAACTCCATGAGACCAGTAGGAGTGATGCCTGGTTCGTAGATTCGGGTTGTTCGAATCATATGTGTGGTAACTCGAAGATGTTTTCAAGCTTAGACACCGATTTCACCCATTCGGTCAAGCTTGGAAATAACACAAGAATGAAGGTTACTGGAAAAGGGGTTATAAAACTGTTCCTGCAAGGGGTATGCTATACTGTAAGTGATGTGTACTGTGTCCCTGAACTGAAAAATAACTTGCTGAGTGTAGGTCAATTACAAGAAAAGGGTGTCGCAATTTTGTTTAAAGACGGAGTGTGCAGCCTCTATCATCCACTGAAAGGAAAGATGGCAGAATCAGTGATGAGTGCAAACCGCATGTTTATTCTGCTTGGTGAAACACCTACTACGGTGGttaatgaaaattgttttcaagttGGCAGTACAGATGAATCGATTTTGTGGCACAATCGATATGGGCATCTCAGCTACAAAGGCTTACATACCTTGACTGACAAGAACATGGTTTTCGGATTGCCTAAAATCTCAACACCAACGTCCCCATGTGAAGCATGTGTAAAGGGCAAGCAACATCGGAACCCAATCCCAAAAAGGAGCAATTGGAGAGCAACAGAACAGCTGGGCCTTGTTCATGCTGATATATGTGGACCGATTACTCGACTTGAATGACCATAAGAGGTACTTGTTATGTTTTATAGATGATTTTTCAAGGAAAGCCTGGTGTTATTTTCTTGTTGAAAAAACAGAAGCATTCTACCATTTTAAATGCTTTAAAGCTTTAAAGTGCTTGTGGAAAAAGAAATTGGGTTTCCAATTAAATGCTTGAGGACAGATAGAGGAGGGGAGTTCAACTCTACAGAGTTCACAGATTTCTGCAAGCAGCAGGGAGTAAAACGACAACTGACCATGGCCTATACTCCACAACAAAACGGAGTAGCTGAACGGAAGAATCAAACCGTGATGAATCTAGTGAGGGCAATTTTAACCGAAAAACAAATACCTAAAGTTTTTTGGCCAGAAGCGGTGCAGTGGACGTTTCATATTTTAAACAGATCACCCACACTAGCGGTAAAAGACAAGACTCCCGAGGAAGCTTGGAGTGGGGAGAAACCTTCAGTGGATTATTTCAGGGTTTTCGGTTGTGTCGGCTATGTACACATACCAGATGCAAAAAGAACAAAACTTGAAGTAAAGAGTACAAGCTGCGTATTCTTTGGATTTAGCCAAGAATCCAAAGGATACAGGATGTATGATCCGATTGCAAAAAAAATTGTTTACAGCCGCGATGTGGTGTTCGAAGAGAATCGGGCTTGGGATTGGAGCACAGACTCTCAAGAGAAACAATTACTTGAATTAGAATGGGGTAATGACATCAGCACAACTGAAGAAGAACACTCTGCTGGGCAAAACAATACTGGAGATACTGATGTTATTTTACCAACAGAGGGCACTTCCGATCTCGAAAGAGATTTGGGAGCAAGGGAGGGCAGAACCAGACGCCCCCCCATACGACTAACTGATTTTGTTTCAGGTGAGGGCTTGTCCGATGAAGATGAAACAAACATGATGGCCCACCTTGTGATCTCTGATCCCACAGATTATGAGGAAGCAGTAAAAAGCAAAAAATGGAGGATGGCCATGGATGATGAGATAAAATCCATTGAGAA
This sequence is a window from Hevea brasiliensis isolate MT/VB/25A 57/8 chromosome 10, ASM3005281v1, whole genome shotgun sequence. Protein-coding genes within it:
- the LOC110644835 gene encoding E3 ubiquitin-protein ligase RGLG2 isoform X1, translating into MRGKRSKDQSSGRRNSSYDESSSSSWNQYGYPSPYPYPSQQNPYYTPQQHQPSTSSYSREAERPQSQRRMDKKYSWIADDCTTLDQVIAALAQSGLGSSNLIVGIDFTKSNEWTGARSFNRRSLHHIGSEQNPYEQAISIIGRTLSAFDEDNLIPCFGFGDESTNDQEVFSFHQDERFCNGFEEVLARYREIVPQLGLAGPTSFAPIIEMAITIVEQSSGRYHVLLIIADGQLTRSVDTQHGQLSLQEKGTVDAIVKASEYPLSIILVGVGDGPWDMMRELSDNIPARAFDNFQFVNFTEIMSKNVNASRKEIEFALAALMEVPAQYKATIELGIMGRRSGNAPERVPLPPPLHGPSSFSNSGTPSSSNRFHLRAPSFSGSESPVSGYDSSLPSYSGYDSQFSEYDTPVNTTPYSSSTYDDQVCPICLTNRKDMAFGCGHQTCCECGEDLQLCPICRSSIQIRIKLY
- the LOC110644835 gene encoding E3 ubiquitin-protein ligase RGLG2 isoform X2; this encodes MGGIFHGISADTSKQHHIHTLLLDKTNLQASCSNISPLLLLIVMKQEGLSHWRGWAGSTLGLQHDDYRTLDQVIAALAQSGLGSSNLIVGIDFTKSNEWTGARSFNRRSLHHIGSEQNPYEQAISIIGRTLSAFDEDNLIPCFGFGDESTNDQEVFSFHQDERFCNGFEEVLARYREIVPQLGLAGPTSFAPIIEMAITIVEQSSGRYHVLLIIADGQLTRSVDTQHGQLSLQEKGTVDAIVKASEYPLSIILVGVGDGPWDMMRELSDNIPARAFDNFQFVNFTEIMSKNVNASRKEIEFALAALMEVPAQYKATIELGIMGRRSGNAPERVPLPPPLHGPSSFSNSGTPSSSNRFHLRAPSFSGSESPVSGYDSSLPSYSGYDSQFSEYDTPVNTTPYSSSTYDDQVCPICLTNRKDMAFGCGHQTCCECGEDLQLCPICRSSIQIRIKLY